The sequence below is a genomic window from Streptomyces sp. B21-105.
CACCAGGCTGCCGCCTCCTGCCACCAGCTGGTCCTCGGTGGTGAAGATGCCGGAGAGCTTGTACTTCTTGGCCGGACCCGTCAGAGCGACAGGCACGGTGTCGCCGACATGGTAGCCACCCTTGTCGGCGCTGTCCTTGTCGAGCGCGATCTGCATGGCCTCTGTGGGACCGCCACCCTCGGTGAACGCGTAGAGCGGGTCCTTGCCGTTCTTGCCCGGCGCGTAGTTGGCGCCCGAGTTGAACGCGCCGCCGATGAGTCCGCCGTCTCTGTCGGAGACGTAGGCGAGTCCGTCGACCCGCCCGGCGGCTTCGGCGACCCCGTCCACACGGGCGACCTCTTCGAGCGTCTTCCGACTGATGCCGGGGGAATCGGAGTAGTGGTTGGGGTCCGGGTCGACCTGGACGTCCACGTGGGCGAAACTCTTGGCTTTCTGGCTGCTGGAGGAGTTCGTGTAGGTGTCGGTGAAGATCAGAGTGCCGGAGACGAACGCGACGCCGAGCATGACGGCGAGCACGGTCATCAGCAGTCTGGCCTTGTGCGCGAGGACGTTGCGCAGCGCTGTGCGGAACATGGTGGTGTGATCCCGGTGAAGTGAGGGGAGCTGAGGACGGAGGGGGTGCGTACCGGTTGGTCGGCTCTGCTGCGGGCCGCTCAGCTCGTACGGAACGGGGTCTCGAACGACTTCATGAGGTCGAGGACCCCGTCCGCGGTGGGCTCGTACATCTCGTCGACGATCCGGCCGTCGGCGAGGAAAACGACCCGGTCCGCGTAGGAAGCGGCGACCGGATCATGGGTGACCATGACGACGGTCTGGCCCAGCTCCCGTACCGAGTCACGCAGGAAGCCGAGGACCTCGCCGCCCGAGCGTGAGTCCAGGTTGCCGGTCGGCTCATCCCCAAAGACGATGTCCGGCTTGGAGGCGAGCGCACGGGCGACGGCGACGCGCTGCTGCTGGCCGCCGGAGAGCTGGGCGGGGCGGTGGCTGAGCCGGCCCGACAGACCGACCATCCGAATGACGCTGTCCAGCCACTCCTTGTCCGGTGTCCGGCCCGCGATGTCCATCGGGAGCGTGATGTTCTCCAACGCGGTCAGGGTGGGCAGCAGGTTGAACGCCTGGAAGATGAAGCCGACCTTGTCCCGGCGGAGTTTGGTGAGTTGCCTGTCCGTCAGTGACCCGAGCTCGACATCACCGACGCGGACCGAGCCGGAGGAGAAGCTGTCCAGCCCCGCGACACAGTGCATCAGCGTGGACTTCCCGGACCCCGAAGGCCCCATGATCGCGGTGAACTGGGACTGCCCGAAGCCGACACTGACCTGATCGAGGGCCACCACATTGGTGTCGCCCTGTCCGTAGACCTTGGAGAGCTCAGTGGCGCGGGCGGCGATGGCAGGGGCGGCGGCGCGGGGGCCGGTGGACGGGCTAGTGATCATGGGTAGCACTCCGATCGGGATAGAGACAGCGAGGGGCACGTGCCACGGGCCGTGCAAACGGCCACAAGAGGCCCATGGACGCGAGAGTCCGGGTCCATCCCGCTGGGAACCTCTCTATCGTCCGGTTCCCACAGATCCTGCGGATCAGCTGAATTGCCGACCACCTGAGGCTGATGCGAGAAAGGGTTTCGTCAGCCTCAGGTATGTCGTCGCATCAGCTCCTGGGATGACGCCCAGCGAAACAGCCTGAGAAACTGGCACGCGGTAGGGATGGTGTCCCTGGATTGGCACGGCGTGCATGCCTGCACCCCGGGACGTTAGGGCGCAGGTCAGGTGCCAAACTCACCTCGAGCTCACTGATGCAAGGCAGATCCCCGCACAGGAGACGCGCCAGAGGCTGCGACCTACGCGCGCGGGGTATCAGCCTTTCGGCCGAGGACGCTTGCGACCGCTTCGTTTCCTGGCCGTTCGGCCGAGGTGGGGCGGTTGGGCGGGCAAGCGGGCTCCCTGCCATGTCTACCGCACACCCAACTGCCCTCGTCGTCAGCCTGTGCATTCCCACGGCCCACACCGCAGTGGTCGCCTCTTCGGCCCGGACTCGGTGGATTGGCCGTCATCGCCCTTGATGATGGCAGACCGACCCTTGACTCTATAGGGGATCACCGCGCCTTCTGCTTCGCGCTGGCCGAGCACCTCTATCAGGACCTGTTCGGACCCGGCCAGGCGGAGATCCTGGTCCGGTTGCGTGCCGAGCACGCCGTCTGCTGGCCGCACGGGGTACCGGGGCGGCGGCGAAGCAGGGCTCCTGTGGGCCGAGGGGCGTGGGCTTGTGGTAGCACAGTCCGGTGCCGTGCAGACAGATGACCAGCAGGCGCGGCTGGCGTCGGCCGGTGCGCGTCTCCACCACGGGTTGCAGATGGTTTCCTCGGCGAGGACGGCGGCAGTTCGACCGGGCGCTTGCCGGGGCTACGGAGCCTACTGCGATCCGGGCCGATGTTGCTTGACGGGATGGTGCTGCGCGCGGACGTCCACCGTCTGGGTGGGACGGGGCCATGGCCGGTGCTGCCGAGTCGGCTGCTGAACGGCAAGCAGACCTCCTTCATGGCCAGGCCTCTCAATCTGTTGCCGCGGCCGAGCGCGGGCTCATGGCGATCATCCAGGACACGCGTGGCCGCTTCGTCTCCGAGGGCGAGTAGTACACCGGGTGGGACATCGAGACGTACAGGGTGCTGGGCGCCCACGGTGTAGCGCTTAGCTGGGGATGCGGGACACCGTGGGCACCGGATGAGGGGAAGCCTTTCAGGGTGTAGGGGCGGACTCCGGCGGAGCGCCCAGTGGCTGTCCGCCCGGCCCGCCGGAGAAGGTCAGCCACGGCAGAGAGGGTTGCTGGGCCACGCCTGGCTCGCGGTAGTCGCACACCCCCTCGGGGAAGGCCTTCCGCAGTCGGCCCCATTGGGCGTTGGAGAAGTCGACGGTGTAGTCGTCCCGGTTGAGTTCCTTGAGTTGGCACTTGAGGAT
It includes:
- a CDS encoding ABC transporter ATP-binding protein; translated protein: MITSPSTGPRAAAPAIAARATELSKVYGQGDTNVVALDQVSVGFGQSQFTAIMGPSGSGKSTLMHCVAGLDSFSSGSVRVGDVELGSLTDRQLTKLRRDKVGFIFQAFNLLPTLTALENITLPMDIAGRTPDKEWLDSVIRMVGLSGRLSHRPAQLSGGQQQRVAVARALASKPDIVFGDEPTGNLDSRSGGEVLGFLRDSVRELGQTVVMVTHDPVAASYADRVVFLADGRIVDEMYEPTADGVLDLMKSFETPFRTS